The Rhodobacter sp. CZR27 genome includes a window with the following:
- a CDS encoding chorismate mutase, producing the protein MSAPRPDPAEVPPADATARAQALLREHRDSIDRLDAILVYTLAERFKQTQAVGRLKAEHDLPPSDPVREARQIERLEWLSKEADLDPEFAKKFLNFIISEVIRHHEKLQK; encoded by the coding sequence ATGAGTGCGCCGCGTCCCGATCCTGCCGAGGTCCCGCCGGCCGATGCCACCGCGCGCGCGCAGGCGCTGCTGCGCGAGCATCGCGACAGCATCGACCGGCTGGACGCCATCCTGGTCTATACGCTCGCCGAACGCTTCAAGCAGACCCAGGCGGTCGGGCGGCTGAAGGCCGAGCATGATCTGCCGCCCTCCGACCCCGTGCGCGAGGCACGCCAGATCGAGCGGCTGGAGTGGCTCTCCAAGGAAGCCGACCTCGATCCCGAATTTGCCAAGAAATTCCTGAACTTCATCATCTCCGAAGTGATCAGGCACCACGAGAAACTGCAGAAATGA
- a CDS encoding GNAT family N-acetyltransferase, producing the protein MTSPWSHPITRACAMQAAGVAGAVPEIATRRLRLRAPRLDDFATYAEIVGSDRGRHIGGPLPRAEAWDDFCRMTATWLLRGHGLWSVELDADLLGFVLIGMEPGDPDPELGFLFTAEAEGQGYAQEAAEAARHHAFTALGLPRLVSCIAPDNFRSRRLAERLGARLDPGTLDGVLVYRHPVPEVSV; encoded by the coding sequence ATGACCAGCCCCTGGAGCCATCCGATCACGCGCGCCTGCGCGATGCAGGCGGCCGGCGTTGCGGGTGCCGTGCCCGAGATCGCCACGCGCCGCCTGCGCCTGCGCGCGCCGCGACTGGACGACTTCGCGACCTATGCCGAGATCGTCGGCTCGGACCGTGGGCGCCATATCGGCGGTCCGCTGCCGCGGGCCGAGGCGTGGGACGACTTCTGCCGGATGACGGCCACCTGGCTCCTGCGCGGGCACGGCCTGTGGTCGGTCGAACTCGACGCCGACCTTCTGGGCTTCGTGCTGATCGGCATGGAGCCGGGCGATCCCGATCCGGAACTCGGCTTCCTGTTCACGGCCGAGGCTGAGGGGCAGGGCTATGCGCAGGAGGCCGCCGAGGCCGCGCGCCACCATGCCTTCACGGCGCTGGGCCTGCCGCGGCTGGTGTCCTGCATCGCCCCGGACAACTTCCGCTCGCGCCGGCTTGCCGAACGGCTGGGCGCGCGGCTCGATCCCGGCACGCTGGACGGCGTGCTCGTCTACCGTCATCCCGTGCCGGAGGTTTCCGTATGA